The Verrucomicrobiia bacterium genome includes a window with the following:
- a CDS encoding glycosyltransferase family 4 protein, with the protein MKLLIVGDSPTKQTGFSRVVENIAKRLKVTAKSIDIWGINHQGVPHDFPYRIWPATLNGPVWYSEPNLKGLLNVLAGGDFTHVLVVQDSFAFPKWFADAFAQICGHRKIRSLYYIPVDASLDPNWLELARVVDWPVAYTHYGRMEILKAAAMAMEPWEYQTLEQRLKVLPHGVDRSIYFPLPDREKIRKQVLPNLPEGDVVLMNVNANQRRKDPVRSLEILAELLRMGERVRLVMHMPPVGHDELDLPCAGAQLGLRYGEDWLVTDMLFKGTMRTGTEEELNKIYNMGDILISSTLGEGFGLTTIEALATGMPVALPNHTACTEIVNTLAGMGTVQDPASAQACLFPTEEHTVMLPWDNARMRRRADVKGAALVIQEMIRSGEYKKRQRLSKKAAAWLSWDRVVPEFRDLLMSAPPAPVPAPVKKEEALDGGQPVAK; encoded by the coding sequence ATGAAGTTACTTATCGTTGGAGATTCCCCGACCAAGCAAACAGGTTTCAGCCGGGTAGTGGAGAACATCGCCAAGCGTTTAAAAGTCACCGCCAAAAGCATCGACATCTGGGGCATCAATCATCAGGGGGTTCCGCACGATTTTCCTTATCGCATCTGGCCAGCGACATTGAACGGGCCGGTCTGGTATTCGGAACCCAACCTCAAGGGTTTGCTGAACGTGCTGGCGGGTGGTGATTTCACGCACGTCTTGGTGGTGCAGGATTCGTTCGCTTTTCCCAAATGGTTTGCCGATGCCTTCGCACAAATCTGTGGGCACCGCAAGATCCGCAGCTTGTATTACATCCCGGTGGATGCCTCGCTGGATCCGAACTGGCTGGAGCTGGCACGGGTGGTGGACTGGCCGGTGGCATACACGCACTACGGGCGCATGGAGATATTGAAGGCGGCGGCGATGGCGATGGAGCCGTGGGAGTATCAGACACTGGAGCAACGGTTGAAGGTGTTGCCGCATGGTGTGGACCGCTCCATCTATTTCCCGTTGCCGGACCGGGAGAAGATCCGCAAGCAAGTGCTGCCGAACCTGCCGGAGGGGGATGTGGTGCTGATGAATGTGAACGCGAACCAGCGCCGGAAAGACCCGGTGCGTTCACTGGAGATTTTGGCGGAACTGTTGCGCATGGGTGAGCGTGTGCGTCTGGTGATGCACATGCCACCTGTGGGGCATGACGAGCTGGACCTGCCGTGTGCCGGGGCGCAACTCGGATTGCGTTACGGGGAGGACTGGCTGGTGACGGACATGCTTTTCAAGGGGACGATGCGGACCGGGACGGAGGAGGAGTTGAACAAGATCTACAACATGGGCGACATCCTTATCAGCAGCACGCTGGGTGAGGGGTTTGGCCTGACGACGATCGAAGCCTTGGCGACCGGGATGCCAGTGGCACTCCCGAACCATACGGCCTGCACGGAGATCGTGAATACGCTGGCAGGAATGGGCACGGTCCAAGATCCGGCCAGTGCGCAAGCGTGTCTGTTCCCAACGGAAGAACATACGGTGATGTTGCCATGGGACAATGCGCGGATGCGCCGCCGAGCGGATGTGAAGGGTGCGGCCTTGGTGATCCAAGAGATGATCCGAAGCGGGGAATACAAGAAGCGTCAGCGTCTCAGCAAGAAGGCGGCTGCCTGGTTGAGCTGGGACCGGGTGGTGCCGGAGTTCCGTGATCTGTTGATGAGCGCGCCGCCTGCTCCAGTTCCCGCCCCGGTGAAGAAAGAAGAGGCCCTTGATGGGGGACAGCCAGTGGCAAAATAA
- a CDS encoding agmatine deiminase family protein — protein sequence MLLPSQLGYRMPAEWEPHAGTWFTWPRPEGISFPDKYDTVPPVYAALIRQLVLVEDVHINVWHAEMEGWVRELLGKNAVPLERVHFHHFPAYEPWCRDHGPIFLVREQGGKHERAVVDWAYNAWGGKYPPFDLDDAVPQQVAKLRSLPLFSPGIVMEGGALDVNGKGTLLTTEACLLNPNRNPDLTKEQIEQYLKDYLGVTNILWLGDGIVGDDTDGHVDDLTRFVNANTVVTIVEEDPRDENYHLLQENLKRLRTMRDQDGELLRVVELPMPGRIEHEGQRLPASYANFYIANGIVLVPTYRSANDRKALRILQENFPGRKVIGVDSTELIWGLGSFHCISQQEPV from the coding sequence ATGTTGTTACCGTCACAACTTGGTTATCGCATGCCCGCGGAATGGGAACCTCACGCGGGGACATGGTTTACCTGGCCGCGGCCAGAGGGTATCAGTTTTCCTGACAAATATGATACGGTGCCGCCGGTGTATGCGGCTTTGATCCGGCAGTTGGTGTTGGTGGAAGATGTGCATATCAATGTGTGGCACGCCGAGATGGAGGGATGGGTGCGTGAGTTGCTGGGCAAGAATGCGGTGCCGTTGGAGCGGGTTCACTTCCATCATTTCCCGGCCTACGAGCCATGGTGCCGGGATCATGGGCCGATCTTCCTTGTGCGGGAGCAGGGTGGCAAACATGAGCGTGCCGTGGTGGACTGGGCTTATAATGCGTGGGGTGGCAAGTATCCGCCGTTTGATCTGGATGATGCCGTGCCCCAGCAGGTGGCGAAGTTACGCAGTTTGCCGCTCTTCTCGCCGGGTATCGTGATGGAGGGTGGCGCGTTGGATGTGAATGGCAAGGGGACGTTATTGACGACGGAAGCGTGCCTTTTAAATCCGAATCGCAATCCTGACCTGACCAAGGAACAGATAGAGCAATACCTGAAAGATTATCTTGGGGTGACGAACATCCTGTGGCTGGGTGACGGGATCGTGGGCGATGATACGGACGGGCATGTGGATGACCTGACACGTTTCGTGAATGCGAACACGGTGGTGACGATCGTGGAAGAAGATCCACGGGATGAGAACTATCACCTGCTGCAGGAGAATCTGAAGCGCCTGCGCACGATGCGGGATCAGGATGGAGAGTTGTTACGGGTGGTAGAGCTGCCGATGCCGGGCCGGATTGAGCATGAAGGGCAGCGGCTGCCGGCCAGCTATGCGAACTTCTATATCGCCAATGGCATTGTGCTGGTGCCGACGTATCGCTCGGCAAATGACCGGAAGGCGTTGAGGATTTTGCAGGAGAATTTCCCAG